CATTTTCCTGAAAAATCACTTCCTTCCCCATAATTTTTCAGTGTTTGGTtattaagtgaaaatattttccgaattcctttttttataattttccggtgtttggtttgtcaatgaaaatattttaTGATATGTTTGTTGATATATTGCAAATGTTTTTCTACTCTCAAAACATTCATTTCATTACAAGTTaattttagtttctatccattataatcatattaccatttttataaaatatttattcatattacaCCATGTATTCTTAAATTTCCCAACTCAAATATAGGGCGGAATTAGGATAGATCTAGATCAAACTAAAAATATTGgatattttgatatttgaaagaaATTGAATACTTTCGTCTCAAAATTTAATTAAtatttattatttaaattaaagtGGTTCTTTCGATCATTCATAGAAAAAAGACACTTGTAATCCTAAAAGAACTAAATTGTCAAATCCCACCACCACCACATGACACAAATGCAATCTTTCACATTAGACTTGATTATCACATAAAACATATTAGCAATTGAATTAGAATAGTGTAGGACAGTTTGATATTCTTGTAGCGTTGTTTACTTGCCTTAAGTTACTTCTAATTAGTAGAAAGGAGAAAGGAAATTGTCTGGGATATTTTTGGGATGAATGCGAATCCGACTGGAGCTGTTGATTTTATTCTTGTTGTCTGATCTTTCATGGGTTCAAGGAAGAGGAGCAGATAGGTCGTTATGTGTTAGAGCACGAGATTTGATGTCATAATTCAGTACTTCTACAGCAATACTTTAGTTTGCAGGTTGAGTGCAGATACTTTTTATTTATCAATTCAAATTGCTCGGCAAATTATGTGCAACCAAAGTTGTTAAGAATTCCAGTGGAACACCCACTGATATTGTGACTAATATGATTCTGCTGCTGGTGATTCTCTAGCACTGGGGGCAGGTTATCTGGTTATCGGAAATTAACTTCAGGAAAGTTGTCGTGGAAGTCATTTTCCACCCGGTGGCATGGAAACATTTTCCAGCTGAAATAATTTTCTAACCTCTTTTGCTTCCAAACAccagaaattctggaaaactttttcgggaaaatgttttcagtccAAACAAACATAGCCGAGATGTGTTTGATACGACGAGTACTACCTTTGACGGTAGACAAAAAGTTTGTCTCTTTTTTTTGCATTATTTCAAGGAGCGTCTTTGTGCGAATATAAAACCACGTGACCAAATTCAGctaagaaaatgaaagaaagatgaCCTGAGAAGATGGCATAGTCTTATTAGTGTAGGTTTCATCTCATATTTACAATTCAATTATTAATGCCAAGATGAAGTTTATCAAAATAGCAAGATTATTATATTTCCCAAATCAAGTTTGTGATGATATTTTATTTCACTTAAGAAAGGGATGCCAGGCTAAACAAACAAATAACATTCATTGttgaataaataaaacaaaactaataaaataggTTATGTCCTATAAACTAATTCAGGGCAATTAACTCAAATTTGTATTATTTGTATTGCATTCTAACATCTAAATAGTAATTATCCtaaatattgaaaaataaataaacgtTCCATTTTGACTTATACTAGAATGATAAATTTTTCTCCTCATTATTTTGAGGTGAAATATATGTTCCAGATGGAAAGAACTTTCCATTTTTGGCATTCTTGCGTACCAAACAGAGGGTAAGTAAGTTTGGTGTATTTATCAAAAAAGTTGTTATAGCATTAGAAATTAAGTTTTGACATTTTCCCTAGATTTACCATCATTTAACTATTTTAAGTAATTTTAGTTAgtgcaaatatatatatatatatatatatatattaaaacaaGGCTTCATACCTTGTGTCAACTTTTTGGGAATAAGCACATACAccataaaaagggaaaaagaaaatagaattatcaaaagaaaagtgataaataatgaAATTGTGATTCTAAAACATTTTGGTTAGTTCTCCATCTTAATcttttaaataattttcaatcCTTTAAGAAAACGATCGGATTGCATTAGTTGCTATACATGTGAAATTTCCATTGCATCAAGTGCATCTAAAAGCTTGTATCACCGATAAATTTTTGTTCTTTCTTGTATgccagaaataaaaaaaaatcgtaAAATAAGATTAACACATTTGAGTAAAATATCCACGTCCACATTTACAAATGGTAATccaaagtgaaaaaaaaaatacagagGCCCCGGTAGAAATCTTAACAATTCAAGGACCCGCTCATAAATAGACAAAAAAGGAGCCACTAAAACGCCAATTTAATTGCATTATGCCCCCCATATTCTGAACAATGTACATTTGAAAACCATCTTTGCCTCCTTTTCTCTGTTTTGCCGACTTTGGGGGGTTTCAAGCATTCAAGAACCACGATTTGAAAGCCAGAAAGAAGTTATTATCATCAGGCTTCGCCTGCAGAAAGGTACTCAGGCTTGAACTTGCTGTACATGTAATCCTAGTGAAGTTATAGCTAGCTTGATCATTTTGTACACCAGCAGCTCGACAAAATGCCTCCGAGAAGCTGAACCTGTAGTTTCTGAACGCAGGTTATACGTCTCAATCAGTTATCCACAACTAGTCTTTGAAAACCTGCATGCTGAAATGACGAAAtgctctattttttattttttttttgcaataaaaATTCCTCTAGTTCTTTGCCAGAACCTAGGAATTGTAGTTTAAAGATTACTAATTTGCTAATATACGAGGGTTCCTTTTTGTATCTATCTGTCTTATATGGTAGCTTCATTTTTGTCATGTATCTAATTCCAGAAATTTGTTTTTCCTCTTGTAGGAAGAGTCGAAATCTGAAGTTTTCTGATGGCTGCAAATAAGCCTCGAACGAGTAGTTTCTCTCGCAATGTTGCTGTTGCGCCAACGTCTCAGGTTCCTGGACTTAAGCATGGACCCAATGGAACAGTCTTTCTTTCGTCTGGCATTGCGGACCTTGACAGTAATTTCCCAAGAACTTCCATAGTTTTAGCTGGATCATATGATCTGTGTGAATGTTTTGCTGCATGTGTCAATTAAAGTTTTTAGTTAGTTTCTAACCTTTAATATTTTTATGGTTTCTAGAGATTTTAGGAGGTGGGTTTTGCTTGGGAAGTCTAGTGATAATAATGGAAGATCCAGAGGCACCTCACCATATGCTTTTGTTGAGGAATTTTATGTCTCAAGGACTGGTTCACAAGCAACCTCTTTTTTATGCTAGTCCTGCTAAGGAGCCAAGAGGGTTCCTTGGTACTCTGCCCAATCCAGTGTCTTCGAAAGATGATAAATCTCGTGAGCGTGACACAGAACAGGTGCCCCTTCTTTGATCCAGACCATCTGGAAACGTGCTTATATATTTTACTATTTGTGAATGCTAGACATTGACGTGTCTAGTAAATTACAGGAAAAGAACTTGAGAATTGCCTGGCAATATAAGAAGTATTTTGAGGATCAAAATTTGGATAGCCAGAAAGGTAAACTAACTTGAAGCCTTGTTTCCCTTTCGTTAAGCTTAGTATTTTGGGTAACTAGGCTGCTTTCTGAGGTTATCATTTCTGTTTGTTTGCCAACCACATAAAGTTTAAATGAGTTCAAGATTTCATTTTGTTGTTATTTGCCTCTGAGAATTTGTAATTAATCTGTAAAGTGGTTTCAACTAAAGGAACCTTTCAATGGAGTGAAGGGAGATATTACATCAATTCACTATGCCATGATATGAATACAAAAGAGTGAAATTTCTAAAGTTATATGGTTTCTGGAATAAAGAATAAGAGGTAAGTTATCTGTGGAAATGATCAGATTCATATAGACTGACATTTTCAATGACAAAGATAGTTGGgaaagtaaaataaataaatgaaggcCCTTAGGTGAAATAAATATCTCATCTTTTACCTTCCAGATTGCTTTCATCCTTGTTTGCCACCTAGTTCTGTATATACAGGGTGTTAGTTGATTTGGTGTTTAGAACGAGCTGCTACAGCCTATATGTATACTTGTGAAGTGAATAGGAACTGGACCCTGTACAGGAATGCATAGTAGTGTCTATGATTTATTGCGTGGAAAGTTTTTGTCCACAAAGAAAACAGTTTCTAGATGATCAAATGTTGTGCAGTTCTCATTTGCTGTTGATTAACATAAACTCAGAAGCCTGGCctatgaaaatattttacttttttgtttTGCAGATGGAAAAGTAGAATACTGCAATGACTTTGACTTGCGGAGACCTTTAGACAGGCATGCACTTAGTGGTCAGTGCATTGATTGTGTGAGCCTTCAAGATTCTCCCAACCTTGCTACTCTTTATGATCGTTGTTCCACATTTTTAGCTCAGATTCCACGGTATTGTCAATTATGAATTCTTAagctttaaatttaaaattgttCTTTAGAACTTCGAGAAATCAATTTAGTATTTGCTAGGACCTCTTTTTGCTCTTTGGTGAAGTTCATTGTTCAAGAGAGTAAGAAGCATGACAAGAGTATGGGACATTCTCTGGAATGTTTGATTCATGATCAGAAAATTGTTTAACTTGTTAGTTTTTTATCAGATTTGATGGCAATATCACATCGGCTGGACGAATTTCCATTCAATCGTTTTCTGCCCCACAGTGTCACTTTTCTGAAAAGGTTGGTGTCTATGACTTTTTAATTTGTCTGGTAATTAGTCACTGGATTTGCAAAATGTGTTTTCAtctaaaaaaaagaagtttgtgAGTTTTTAGACTTGACTACTTGTGTAGGAATGGGACATGCTTAGTTTCATCAGATCTTTGAAAAGTTTGGTAAGGTCTTCAAATGCTGTTGCAGTTATGACATTTCCACCTACCCTTGTTTCACCAACTGTTCTGAAGAGATGGCAGCATTTGGCTGACACATTGCTTTCAGTAAGAGCAGTTCCAGGCATGTTGTTACCCTTGGTCATCAACTAGCATTACTATTTTATTGTTGCCATGGATTGTCAAGTATATTTCTAACTTGAGCTTGGATCAGATGAGGACAAGGATCTAGCAAAGCTTCTAACTGGTTACCAGGACATGCTTGGCCTTCTCAATGTACACAAAGTGGCATGTATTAACACGCAGGTGTTGCTTCAGTCTCTTTCATTTTATGTGCATAACTTGCTGCTATACCTTTTCAAGTACTTATAAAACATATTTTCTTAGTGCTGGTATTCACCCAAGTTCTTTcccttttgtctccttttctgcGGGTGTTGCTGGCAGCACAGCACTGAGGATGGTGGGGAGGTGTTGGTTTgtgggtgtgtgtgtgtgtggggggGGGGTGGCTATATTTCCAAATTATATCCTAATTGACCATTTTGTTCTTGAAGTTGCTCTTTGTCATGGTTCAGTCTCCCTGTCTCTGTCTGATATCCATGCATAGATATAATTTTGCTTGTAGAAATAGTGAAATTATCTTGTGTTTCATGTTTCTGGCACCAGTCTCCAGCAGACAAATCATATCTGAGGCAGTAACGTAGGCATTAATATTTGTCTGCCTCTAGTTGCCTGAATGGTTACTTGTACTTTTAGGGACAAATTACCATCACGTCATACTTTGAAACTTACAGAACCAGAAAGTATTCTAGTACTCTTAGTATCACTTCCTATAAAGAATCAAAGTTATTGCATTCTAATATGTAGTTGCTTGCCATGTAGGATTCTTGCTGTACGTAGTTTTGAAGATTAAGCTATCATGACACATgaattttgaactttttttcGGACAATTGATAGAATTCACATATATGCTAAATGATTGAGATACGTTTTTATATGGGAAGACACAGTTTTGGAGAAACATTATGGTCTTTTAAGTTGCAAAATGTAGCTTACCAGTAATTGTTCCTAGCTATTTCTTGTTCATGCCATTTTTTGTTATGTCACTTTTAAGTTTTTCACCAGGTTCCAGTGATTCTGGAGGCAACCACATATTCAATGAAACTACACAAGCGGAGATCCTTAGTTTTAGAATGTCTGAATCAAGCTCCAGTAGATGGCTCAAGTGGCACTTCTTATGGTACTTCTGGTAGTTGTTCTGTGTCGTCTAAGACAGGTGCTCTCGACTTTTAGGTGACTTGTACAACAGCTACAATTTGCGGTTGAAGCAGTTTAAGGTTGGCGATTGATGGGTCAATCCATTTGATTGGTATGATTGTGGACCACAGCGCCATGTTTGGTTGGAACTCCTTTTTGTCTTGCTTTGTGATAATCGAGAATCAGCATACAATCTTATAGCAAAAAAATGGAATCCTGCAGTctgcttttatttcttttacgGGTTCTTGTACATGGTGAGATGCACAAAGAAAGTAAAGTTTAACTTGGGATGCAATTAGTCGCCttggaaaaaataataaatgtaaTGCAATTAGTTACTCCTGTAAATTGACTTGTTAACCATTCTCTTTCTGCAATTCCGGATTGTGCACAATATCCGGTCTTAAATATGTGTGGAATAATACTGACACTAATCAAGAGGTGCCTAAGGTGTTTGTTTGTTGGAGAAGTTAATTAGATTGGAAAAATGTTTAGATGCAAAGGGTTGGTAAATTTGAGATGGATTCAATTAGCAATTTGGATATAACTTAGACTGAACTAAGTGCTCGTTGAACACCTTTTCAGAGAAGTTATATTAGTAGATCAATCACAATCACCATCTCGTAATCGATCTCTTACAAATTCGTTgtaataaataaatcatatccTTAACTGATCTCGTATTGAATTGGGCTCCAAAATTGCAAGGCTCAAGTAttcaaagacaaaaaaaaaatgaaaaataaataaaacagcCATTCAAACAATTTTAATAACTTAAAACTGCCTTAATAAATAGTCTCCATAAAACATAAGTATGCAATAGTGCTGTAACGGACTCCAAATAACATCAAGAACAACTcctaaacatcaaaagttaatGCCAAGTAGAACTTCATAGATTTTGTGGTTCATTTCTATCAAGACGTCCTCTAAAAATTAAGGTAAATGTAAAAAGAATGCCAGCCCAAAAATGGTGCTTATCAAAGATTTAGAGGCGAGGTTTGTTGAAGCACCATTATGGCATTTATCATGTTTGTGATCTTTGTGATCCTTGCGACTGGTAAAGTAGTGGTCTCCTTCAGAAGAATAATCTACTGAATCCTTTCTGCCATTGTAGGGAGCAATTGGTGAAGATGCTTCGTTGTACTTGCTAGCATCTTTGTTCCCATGAAACGACCAACTGTGATCAGAACTTCTTGGGTCATACTTGAAAACTGCAAATTTTAGACAACCAGAATTGTCAATgcttaaagttttttttttttttttttttttaaaagattaTAATTATAAAGAGCAATACAATTAACAAACTTAAtaatattacaaaaaaaattcacaattaACAAGCTTAATAATACTACGAAAAAAGTTCTTATATAtggtagaaaaaaaaaaattcatcagAATCTCTAATTTTTGGGATGTCAACTTTGATCCCTTGAATGAATAGGGAAATCTTAAGAGTATATGTAAGTGATACTTACCGCGAGTTTCACCAACTTGAGATTTCTTGGTTCTCCATTCATCCTCGTAATTTGCAGCCATGGAACTACCCAAAGTGGTCACAATGCAGAAGAATATTACTACTAtaatttttgacaactccaTGATTGGACCTTTACTAAGAAGAAGATCTTGTGCTGTGCATTATTTTATAGGCGCAGACAGTGTAACAAAAAGGATCCCTATTCTTTAGCGAAACAATAAAACAGAACTAATAAGGAATCAATGCGCGCGAttgaaggagaaagaaagaaacaagggcACCCTACAAATTATTCAAGGAATTACCTATTAATTCCAGCTCCATCTTTTTAATTATTCAAGGGATTACCTAATAATTATCCTATAAATAAGGGCTTTTAGCACATAATTAATCGAGGTACAAGTGGAGTAAAGATGTAAAAACTCAATCATACACTGTGattgaaggaaaaaaattggAAAGATCATTCGTCAGTAAAGTATCTGTACTATGTGTTGTTCCAAACCTCCGATAAGAATTTTAGTGCCTATTTTCCTAGGTATGCAAAATCGTTTACTGGCTATCCTTTGGAAGGAAATCAGGAATGTGAAAAAAGAGAATTTGATGGTGGTCACAAGGATTGGCGATACTGCAAGAGCAAAGCAATTTTAATCTGAATACCAAAATATTTTCCTTAGTTAATCtcatatatttttattaattatgtTGGATTCTATTATCCACTAATTACTCTTTCCCATTAACGCAGCGAGGTATGCAAAATCTTTTACTGGGTATCCTTTAGAAAGAATGTGAAAAAAGAGAGTTTGATGCTGCTAGAGCAAAGCAATTTTAATCTGAATACCAATAATATTTCCGTTAATTAATCTCATATATTTCCATTGATCATGTTGGATCCTATTACCCACTAATTactctttttcttcctctttcccattAACACAGCGGGATTTTGTATGCTTCTCTCGCTTCCTCTCATGTTCCTGCCTTTCAATCTCTCTtcatttttcctattttataatttcttttcattttttaaaacctTTGCAGTATGTGGTTCAAGATCTTTTACACAATACTTTTCTCCGCTTTTACTAATCTGGGATATATAATTAAGAACCTGTTAAATGTTAATGACAAttagcatttcacatttaattcGAAGGGAAACAAATTTCCCCTTTCATTTCTTTAGTGTGGATACTAAATCGTCTCTCGTGCTGTGCATGGAGAGATACCATACCATGATTGGGAGGATTGATTTCAATTTGTAAAACTTTGGTACCACAGCGAAGTTAGGCGACAAAAATAAGCTTGCACGTTTCCAAGACGCAGGAGCCCCGTGCAGCACGAGGACCATGAATAATGAGGAAAAGTGAATGGTTACTACTACGTTTTGTTTCTATCGAGATGTAACTCAAAATGAATACGCCAAAATTTCGACTCTCATTCGAAACCAAACCTGGCGTTATATAGTCCACGAATGTAGACAAACCGCATAAAGTGCAGCCAACATAAGAAAACGAACTAATAATAAAGAATGCAGAGCTTCCAAGCgcttttggtcaattttttattCTACCAAAATGGACTACTATACATGTTTTGGGAAATAAAAAAGTGATCCattaatctatatatatatatatatacacgatGGAGGCAATAATGTAAAATCTCATCGCACAAATTAACTTCCTTTGCGAAAGCTAAAAAGGAGCCAGTCATATTTTTCTGAAGAAATAATGGCAAGGTCACCAGAAACGCAGTACCCAGTGCAGGTCATTGGATGGGCTGCACATGACTCCTCTGGGCATCTCTC
This sequence is a window from Coffea eugenioides isolate CCC68of chromosome 7, Ceug_1.0, whole genome shotgun sequence. Protein-coding genes within it:
- the LOC113777395 gene encoding elongator complex protein 4; amino-acid sequence: MAANKPRTSSFSRNVAVAPTSQVPGLKHGPNGTVFLSSGIADLDKILGGGFCLGSLVIIMEDPEAPHHMLLLRNFMSQGLVHKQPLFYASPAKEPRGFLGTLPNPVSSKDDKSRERDTEQEKNLRIAWQYKKYFEDQNLDSQKDGKVEYCNDFDLRRPLDRHALSGQCIDCVSLQDSPNLATLYDRCSTFLAQIPRFDGNITSAGRISIQSFSAPQCHFSEKEWDMLSFIRSLKSLVRSSNAVAVMTFPPTLVSPTVLKRWQHLADTLLSVRAVPDEDKDLAKLLTGYQDMLGLLNVHKVACINTQVPVILEATTYSMKLHKRRSLVLECLNQAPVDGSSGTSYGTSGSCSVSSKTGALDF